The Methylomonas montana genome has a window encoding:
- a CDS encoding rhodanese-like domain-containing protein: protein MDQYIEFVTNHYLLAFSLVCVIFLLIQDLFANSFNKYESISPLIAVTKMNSDDVVVIDVRESNEFIKSHIENAINVPLSKVEEQLGSLEKHKTHPVIVTCQTGARSVAACKTLTKAGFEHVFNMTGGMQSWEDNKLPIKISSKNKD from the coding sequence ATGGATCAATATATCGAATTTGTTACCAACCATTATTTACTGGCATTTTCGCTGGTATGCGTCATTTTCCTGCTGATCCAGGATTTATTCGCCAATTCATTTAATAAATATGAAAGTATTTCTCCGCTAATTGCCGTTACTAAAATGAACAGCGACGACGTCGTTGTAATCGATGTCAGAGAATCAAACGAATTTATCAAGAGCCATATCGAAAACGCCATCAACGTCCCTTTAAGCAAAGTAGAAGAACAATTAGGCTCACTGGAAAAACATAAAACCCACCCGGTGATCGTCACCTGCCAAACCGGTGCCCGCTCGGTCGCGGCATGCAAAACCCTTACTAAAGCCGGTTTTGAGCATGTCTTCAATATGACGGGCGGCATGCAATCCTGGGAAGATAACAAACTCCCGATAAAGATCAGTAGCAAAAACAAAGATTAA
- the mraZ gene encoding division/cell wall cluster transcriptional repressor MraZ, producing the protein MFRGISSISLDAKGRVAIPTRYREELQECCDRQMIVTVAVDDKCIGEPGCLWLYPLPEWEKLEQTISKLPTLNKMAGKLRRFVIGNASECEMDSQGRLLLPETLREFAGMEKHIMLVGQLNKFEIWNEAAWKAKEREWMDGNDTEGLEELGSLSF; encoded by the coding sequence TTGTTTCGAGGCATAAGTTCAATCAGTTTGGATGCGAAAGGGCGCGTTGCGATTCCTACCCGCTATCGGGAGGAGTTACAGGAGTGCTGCGACCGCCAAATGATTGTGACTGTTGCCGTTGACGACAAATGCATTGGCGAGCCGGGTTGTCTGTGGCTATACCCTTTGCCGGAATGGGAAAAACTCGAACAGACCATCAGCAAATTACCGACATTAAACAAGATGGCCGGCAAGCTGCGGCGTTTTGTGATCGGCAACGCCTCCGAATGCGAAATGGACAGCCAAGGCCGCCTATTACTGCCGGAAACCTTACGGGAGTTTGCCGGCATGGAGAAGCACATCATGCTGGTGGGACAACTGAATAAATTTGAAATATGGAACGAAGCCGCCTGGAAGGCCAAAGAACGGGAATGGATGGACGGTAACGATACAGAGGGCCTTGAAGAACTTGGCTCGCTGTCGTTTTAA
- the mraY gene encoding phospho-N-acetylmuramoyl-pentapeptide-transferase: MLLLLADFLTNIDSGFRVLHYLTFRAILGVLTALVISLMIGPAMIEKLTRKKIGQSVRDDGPQSHFSKSGTPTMGGAMILFAVAISTLLCADLNNRYIWVVLLVTLAHGVIGFIDDYKKVLLGNSDGLSAKAKYFWQSVVALGAALYLYSTAQVAAETQFIIPFFKNVTLDLGWGYVVLTYFVIVGSSNAVNLTDGLDGLAIMPTVMIAAALAIFAYLSGHVNFSQYLAIPHIPKAGELVVFCAALVGSGLGFLWFNAYPAMVFMGDVGALALGAALGIVAVLVRQEVVLVIMGGIFVMETISVIIQVASYKTRKKRVFLMAPIHHHYELKGWPEPRIIVRFWIISVILVLIGLATLKLR, translated from the coding sequence ATGTTACTTTTACTCGCAGACTTTTTAACCAATATCGATAGCGGCTTCAGGGTACTGCATTACCTGACCTTCCGCGCCATTCTGGGCGTGCTGACCGCGCTGGTCATTTCCTTGATGATCGGTCCGGCCATGATCGAAAAACTGACGCGCAAAAAAATCGGCCAAAGCGTTCGCGACGACGGTCCGCAAAGCCATTTTTCCAAATCCGGCACCCCGACCATGGGCGGAGCGATGATTTTATTTGCGGTGGCGATCAGCACCCTGCTGTGCGCCGACTTGAATAATCGCTACATCTGGGTGGTGTTACTGGTCACGCTGGCGCACGGCGTGATCGGCTTTATCGACGACTATAAAAAAGTGCTGCTCGGCAATAGCGATGGCCTGTCGGCCAAAGCCAAATATTTCTGGCAATCGGTCGTGGCGTTAGGCGCGGCTCTTTACCTCTATAGCACGGCTCAGGTCGCCGCAGAAACCCAATTCATCATCCCTTTCTTCAAAAACGTCACGCTGGACCTTGGTTGGGGCTATGTCGTGCTGACCTATTTCGTCATCGTCGGCTCCAGCAACGCGGTCAACCTGACCGACGGCCTGGATGGTCTGGCCATCATGCCGACCGTGATGATCGCCGCCGCGCTGGCGATTTTTGCCTATTTGTCCGGCCACGTTAATTTCTCACAATACCTAGCCATCCCGCATATTCCCAAGGCTGGCGAACTGGTGGTGTTTTGCGCGGCCCTGGTCGGTTCCGGCCTGGGCTTTTTGTGGTTTAACGCCTATCCGGCCATGGTATTCATGGGCGATGTCGGCGCGTTGGCGCTGGGCGCCGCGTTGGGTATCGTCGCGGTACTAGTCAGACAAGAAGTCGTCCTGGTGATCATGGGCGGCATTTTTGTGATGGAAACCATCTCGGTCATTATCCAGGTCGCCTCTTACAAAACCCGCAAAAAGCGGGTGTTTCTGATGGCGCCCATCCACCATCATTACGAACTAAAAGGCTGGCCGGAGCCGCGCATCATTGTGCGTTTTTGGATCATCTCGGTCATCCTGGTATTGATCGGTCTGGCCACATTGAAACTGAGATAG
- a CDS encoding peptidoglycan D,D-transpeptidase FtsI family protein encodes MRISIGTAHAPRPSTDFVIRRKLLLSVMLLAMLALVGRATYLQILNKEFLQDKGDMQHVGVVSVSAYRGQIQDRNGEPLAISTPVQSIWVNPRQLKDSEQDKLTPMAKILGFPEKELRSLLKKEKDANKRFVYLRRQINPDIAEKVKALEITGVYFEREFKRYYPAGAVSGHLLGFTNIDDVGQEGIEHGYEHILRGQPGKKRVIKDGRGQIIKDVENIEEAIPGRDLVLTIDERLQYLAYRELQNAVMQYKAHSASLVVLDAKNGDVLATVSQPAFNPNNRKELSSNRYRNRAMVDSFEPGSTVKPFVVAAALDGGYISPNVTIETHGVYHLGRNVVKDVHNYGTMDLTHVLQKSSNIAVTQIAMTMPPEYFWGIYSKLGFGTSAGVGFPGEASGSLLDYQGWHEFDQAILSFGYGVSTSILQLARAYTALADDGIIHSVALLKRDEDPDAQRIFKPETARKVREMLEHVITKEGTAYQARVEGYRVAGKTGTVKKAGAGGYSEDKYLSVFVGMAPASNPRFIIAIVVDEPTTGQYYGGLVAAPAFSRVMAGALRVYGVEPDGMDNMHLLLSKK; translated from the coding sequence ATGCGAATTTCCATCGGAACGGCCCATGCGCCGCGCCCCAGTACAGATTTTGTGATCCGGCGTAAGCTACTGCTTTCGGTGATGCTGCTGGCCATGCTGGCCCTGGTTGGCCGGGCGACCTATTTGCAAATTCTCAACAAGGAATTCTTGCAGGATAAAGGCGACATGCAGCATGTGGGCGTGGTTTCGGTATCGGCTTACCGCGGCCAGATCCAGGACCGAAACGGCGAACCGCTGGCAATCAGCACCCCGGTACAATCGATTTGGGTCAACCCGCGCCAACTGAAAGATAGCGAACAGGACAAGCTGACGCCGATGGCGAAAATCCTCGGCTTTCCGGAAAAGGAACTGCGTTCGCTATTGAAAAAGGAAAAAGACGCCAACAAGCGTTTCGTGTATTTGCGCAGACAGATCAACCCGGATATAGCCGAAAAGGTCAAAGCTCTGGAAATTACCGGCGTGTATTTCGAACGGGAATTCAAACGCTATTACCCGGCCGGCGCGGTGTCCGGTCATTTGCTGGGTTTTACCAATATCGACGATGTCGGCCAGGAAGGCATCGAACACGGCTATGAACACATTCTGAGAGGCCAGCCCGGCAAAAAACGGGTAATCAAGGACGGCAGGGGCCAGATCATTAAGGACGTGGAAAATATTGAAGAAGCCATCCCCGGCCGCGACCTGGTGTTAACCATCGATGAGCGTCTGCAATATTTGGCTTACCGGGAATTACAGAATGCCGTGATGCAATACAAAGCGCATTCGGCATCGTTGGTGGTATTGGACGCAAAAAACGGCGATGTATTGGCAACGGTCAGCCAACCGGCGTTTAACCCCAATAACCGGAAAGAGTTAAGCAGCAATCGTTACCGCAACCGGGCCATGGTCGACAGCTTCGAGCCGGGTTCGACAGTCAAACCGTTTGTGGTGGCTGCGGCATTGGATGGCGGTTATATCTCGCCTAACGTGACGATAGAAACCCATGGCGTCTATCACCTGGGCCGTAACGTGGTGAAGGACGTGCATAACTACGGCACCATGGACTTGACCCATGTGTTGCAAAAGTCCAGCAATATCGCGGTCACGCAAATTGCGATGACCATGCCGCCGGAATATTTTTGGGGCATATACAGCAAACTGGGGTTCGGCACTTCCGCCGGCGTCGGCTTTCCCGGCGAAGCCAGCGGCTCGCTGCTGGATTACCAAGGCTGGCACGAGTTCGACCAAGCGATTTTATCGTTCGGCTACGGGGTTTCCACCTCGATTTTACAATTAGCCAGGGCTTATACCGCCTTAGCAGACGACGGCATCATTCATTCCGTGGCTTTACTAAAGCGAGATGAAGACCCCGACGCCCAACGGATTTTCAAACCCGAGACCGCTAGAAAGGTCCGGGAAATGCTGGAACATGTGATCACCAAGGAAGGCACCGCCTATCAGGCCAGAGTCGAGGGTTATCGGGTAGCCGGCAAGACCGGCACCGTAAAAAAAGCCGGGGCTGGCGGTTATAGCGAGGACAAATATTTATCGGTATTCGTCGGCATGGCGCCGGCCAGTAATCCGCGTTTCATCATCGCGATAGTGGTCGACGAGCCCACCACCGGCCAGTATTACGGCGGCCTGGTAGCGGCACCGGCCTTCTCCCGAGTGATGGCGGGCGCATTAAGAGTTTACGGTGTTGAGCCGGATGGCATGGACAACATGCATTTATTGTTGAGCAAGAAATGA
- a CDS encoding NAD(P)H-dependent glycerol-3-phosphate dehydrogenase, with protein sequence MPLSISILGAGSWGTALAIQAARNGCDTLLWSYNPKHLSILKQTGENSRYLPGIRFPSNLQLTDNLQEAVAFSSVLLISVPSHAFRDTLSQIKPLLNGKPKIAWATKGFDCQDGALLSDVATQILGADIECAVLSGPTFAQEVAADLPTALTIASASDSFAAQLSERLHNQRFRIYTSSDMIGVQIGGASKNVLAIAAGIADGLGFGANTRAALITRGLTEVMRLGIKLGGQPDTFMGLAGLGDLILTCTDNQSRNRRFGLALGQGKNQQQALREIDQEVEGISAARETYRLSQKHGVEMPITEQVYNVLFNNLPPKQAVQNLLARDQKSEHN encoded by the coding sequence ATGCCGCTATCAATCAGCATCCTCGGCGCCGGCTCATGGGGAACCGCCCTAGCGATTCAAGCAGCCAGAAATGGCTGCGACACGCTATTGTGGAGCTATAACCCCAAGCATCTGTCCATATTAAAGCAAACAGGCGAAAACAGCCGCTATTTGCCGGGGATCCGCTTTCCTAGCAATCTGCAATTGACCGACAACCTCCAGGAAGCCGTGGCTTTCAGTTCGGTATTGCTAATATCCGTCCCCAGCCACGCCTTTAGAGATACGCTGTCGCAAATCAAACCCTTGCTTAACGGCAAACCGAAAATCGCTTGGGCCACAAAAGGCTTCGACTGCCAAGACGGCGCTTTGTTAAGCGACGTAGCCACGCAAATACTAGGCGCGGACATAGAATGCGCCGTACTGTCGGGGCCGACTTTTGCGCAAGAAGTTGCCGCCGACCTGCCTACCGCACTGACCATTGCCTCCGCTTCCGATAGCTTCGCCGCGCAACTCAGCGAAAGACTCCATAACCAGCGCTTCAGAATCTACACCAGCAGCGACATGATTGGCGTACAAATAGGCGGCGCCAGCAAAAACGTGCTCGCCATAGCCGCGGGTATTGCCGACGGCCTCGGTTTTGGCGCCAATACCCGAGCCGCACTGATCACTCGCGGCCTAACCGAAGTCATGCGACTAGGCATTAAACTGGGCGGCCAACCCGATACCTTTATGGGCTTAGCCGGACTCGGCGACCTTATTTTGACCTGCACGGACAATCAATCCAGAAACCGCCGGTTCGGCTTGGCGCTGGGACAAGGCAAAAACCAGCAGCAAGCCTTGAGAGAAATCGATCAGGAGGTCGAAGGCATATCGGCAGCCAGGGAGACTTACCGACTTTCGCAAAAGCACGGCGTCGAAATGCCGATTACAGAACAGGTCTACAACGTCTTATTCAACAATCTCCCGCCCAAACAAGCCGTCCAAAATTTATTAGCGCGCGACCAAAAATCGGAGCATAACTAA
- a CDS encoding ArsR/SmtB family transcription factor, translating to MEDQNDNILYDDTDINRAARCLKAMSHPLRLKILCVLGNNSISVQDIVEQVGTSQSNISQHLAILRDKGILDYKKEANRVYYYIDDERVIHLIQMMRSVFCGT from the coding sequence ATGGAAGACCAAAACGATAACATCCTCTATGACGACACCGATATTAATCGTGCCGCGCGCTGTTTGAAAGCGATGTCGCATCCCTTGCGGCTGAAAATTCTTTGCGTGCTCGGCAATAACTCGATCAGCGTACAGGATATCGTCGAGCAGGTGGGCACCAGCCAAAGCAATATCTCCCAACACTTAGCAATATTGCGAGACAAAGGCATCCTGGACTACAAAAAAGAAGCCAACCGGGTTTATTACTATATCGACGACGAACGCGTGATACACCTGATTCAAATGATGCGCAGCGTTTTCTGCGGCACTTAA
- a CDS encoding UDP-N-acetylmuramoyl-tripeptide--D-alanyl-D-alanine ligase, which produces MKLQLSEIAQAINGKLIGNDREIRATGIDTRTLQPGDLYIAIKGKNFDGHDFSDKAEQAGAAALLLERANSSTLPQIIVADTHLALAELAGYWRRQLPVKIAGVTGSNGKTTVKEMIAAIFASQGPTLSTQGNLNNDIGVPLTLMKLDASHRYAVIEMGANHPGEIAYTSRYAQADVSVITNVGAAHIEGFGNIDGVAKTKGEIIESLGENGIAVLNRDDAFYDFWQKLAGKRQTISFGFSNAADVRAENIATSLASEGFSTRFDLKTATDTLPIQLHLAGAHNVKNALAAATVALQFGISLQDIRHALEQLKPVTGRMQPLLGQKGNIVIDDTYNANPASLKAALDALDGCSGEAWLALGAFGELGPDSPAIHREMGELIKAKPVKRLFATGALAKHAVESFGAGGQFFDNQQQLIDALTAAVTGKETILVKGSRAQKMENVVAAMVNNFRAA; this is translated from the coding sequence ATGAAACTGCAACTCAGCGAGATCGCCCAGGCCATCAACGGCAAATTGATCGGTAACGACCGGGAAATCCGCGCGACCGGTATAGACACCCGCACCTTGCAGCCTGGCGATTTGTATATCGCGATTAAAGGTAAGAATTTCGACGGCCACGACTTTAGCGATAAAGCCGAACAAGCCGGCGCCGCGGCGCTGCTGCTTGAACGCGCCAACTCATCCACGCTGCCACAGATTATTGTTGCGGACACGCATCTGGCATTGGCGGAACTGGCCGGATACTGGCGCAGACAATTGCCTGTCAAGATAGCCGGCGTCACCGGTAGCAACGGCAAAACCACCGTCAAGGAAATGATTGCGGCGATTTTCGCCAGCCAAGGCCCGACCTTATCGACCCAAGGCAATCTGAATAACGACATCGGCGTGCCATTGACACTGATGAAACTGGACGCCAGTCATCGTTACGCGGTGATCGAAATGGGCGCCAATCATCCCGGCGAAATCGCCTATACCAGCCGATATGCCCAGGCCGATGTCAGCGTCATCACCAATGTCGGCGCCGCGCATATCGAGGGTTTCGGCAACATCGACGGTGTCGCCAAAACCAAGGGTGAAATCATCGAAAGTTTGGGCGAAAACGGCATCGCGGTATTGAACCGCGACGACGCTTTTTACGATTTCTGGCAAAAACTGGCCGGCAAGCGCCAAACCATCAGTTTCGGTTTTAGTAATGCCGCCGACGTCCGCGCGGAAAACATAGCGACCAGCTTGGCCAGCGAAGGGTTTTCAACGCGATTCGACTTGAAGACAGCCACCGACACCTTACCGATACAACTACACCTGGCCGGCGCCCACAATGTCAAAAACGCCTTGGCGGCCGCCACGGTTGCACTGCAATTCGGCATCAGCCTACAAGACATCAGGCACGCCCTGGAACAGCTCAAGCCGGTCACTGGCCGAATGCAGCCCTTATTGGGCCAGAAAGGCAATATCGTCATCGACGACACCTACAACGCCAACCCGGCCTCATTGAAAGCCGCGCTAGACGCACTGGATGGTTGCAGCGGCGAAGCTTGGCTGGCTTTGGGCGCTTTCGGCGAACTCGGTCCGGACAGTCCGGCCATACATCGGGAAATGGGCGAATTGATCAAGGCCAAACCGGTCAAGCGCCTGTTCGCCACCGGCGCCCTTGCCAAACATGCCGTCGAGAGCTTCGGCGCAGGCGGCCAGTTCTTCGACAATCAGCAACAATTAATCGATGCCTTGACGGCGGCCGTCACCGGCAAGGAAACCATATTAGTCAAAGGCTCACGCGCCCAGAAAATGGAAAACGTAGTGGCGGCGATGGTTAACAATTTCAGAGCAGCATAA
- the ftsL gene encoding cell division protein FtsL: protein MAIARNILLTLLVAMLMISGIAVIYSKYQSRLLFIEIQKKEKELDDYEVEWGRLQLELTTLTEENRVEIEARTRLMLTLPAQDKIIYIKP from the coding sequence ATGGCGATTGCAAGAAACATCCTGCTGACACTGCTAGTCGCAATGCTGATGATTTCGGGAATAGCCGTCATTTACAGCAAATACCAATCGCGCCTGCTGTTTATCGAAATTCAGAAAAAAGAAAAAGAACTCGACGATTACGAAGTGGAATGGGGTCGGTTGCAACTGGAATTAACCACGCTAACCGAAGAAAACCGGGTTGAAATCGAGGCGAGAACACGCTTGATGCTGACCTTGCCGGCACAAGACAAAATCATCTACATCAAGCCGTAA
- a CDS encoding UDP-N-acetylmuramoyl-L-alanyl-D-glutamate--2,6-diaminopimelate ligase, whose translation MKLAELLNGQTEMPAVLDISGLCLDSRQVQAGDAFIALNGAIQHGIHHAQQAIDKGAVAVIYDPIGVDAQTVKALSVANFAIADLAQKLGEIAAKFYGNPSQILDVIGVTGTNGKTTCSQLIAQALPACGVIGTLGWGDVGNLQATANTTPDALAVQQMLYEFVKQGKRTVAMEVSSHGLQQGRVNAVAFKGAVFTNLSRDHLDYHGSMAEYLQAKLALFRTPGLQFAVVNLDDPSSAEVLKTLLANVQCWTYSATGRRGNVKEAVSAEQVKHSAAGIEFDAVWREQRCRATTPLVGGFNLDNVLAVLCVLLATGSEFEAAVVQLANLSAIAGRMEKFGGSGKPTIFVDYAHSPDALEKVLKAVKGASQLRVVFGCGGDRDKGKRPEMGRIAETWADQVIVTDDNPRSEASAAIIDDILSGCQSQKITVINDRATAINTVIRQANPDDCVVIAGKGHEDYQEIGGVKQPFSDSAVVRQALAEWSKP comes from the coding sequence ATGAAGCTCGCCGAATTACTAAATGGGCAGACAGAAATGCCGGCGGTTCTGGATATCAGCGGCCTGTGTTTGGATAGCCGCCAGGTTCAAGCCGGCGATGCATTTATTGCCTTGAACGGCGCGATACAGCACGGCATCCACCATGCGCAGCAAGCTATTGACAAGGGTGCGGTAGCGGTGATTTACGACCCGATCGGCGTCGATGCTCAGACCGTTAAGGCATTGAGCGTGGCAAATTTTGCGATAGCCGATTTAGCACAAAAGCTCGGCGAAATTGCCGCAAAATTTTACGGCAATCCGTCGCAAATACTGGACGTGATCGGCGTGACCGGCACCAACGGCAAGACCACCTGCAGCCAGCTAATCGCACAGGCCTTGCCGGCTTGCGGCGTAATCGGCACCTTGGGCTGGGGCGATGTCGGCAATTTGCAAGCCACCGCCAATACCACGCCGGACGCGTTGGCAGTCCAGCAAATGCTGTATGAATTTGTAAAGCAAGGTAAACGCACAGTAGCGATGGAAGTATCCTCGCACGGTTTGCAACAAGGCCGCGTCAACGCCGTGGCGTTCAAGGGCGCGGTATTCACCAATTTGAGCCGCGACCATTTGGACTATCACGGCAGCATGGCCGAATATCTGCAAGCTAAATTGGCGTTGTTCAGAACGCCGGGCTTGCAATTTGCCGTGGTCAATCTGGACGATCCCAGTAGTGCGGAGGTATTGAAAACCCTGCTCGCCAACGTGCAATGCTGGACTTACAGCGCAACCGGCAGACGCGGGAATGTTAAGGAAGCGGTAAGTGCCGAACAGGTAAAACACAGCGCCGCCGGCATCGAATTCGACGCCGTTTGGCGAGAGCAAAGATGCCGAGCCACGACGCCACTGGTCGGCGGCTTTAATCTGGACAACGTACTGGCGGTGCTTTGCGTCTTGCTGGCGACCGGCAGCGAGTTTGAAGCCGCCGTCGTACAACTGGCTAATTTGAGCGCTATCGCCGGGCGTATGGAAAAATTCGGCGGCAGCGGTAAACCCACGATATTCGTGGATTATGCCCATAGCCCGGACGCACTGGAGAAAGTGCTGAAAGCCGTCAAAGGTGCTAGCCAGTTGAGAGTCGTGTTCGGTTGCGGTGGCGACCGCGACAAAGGCAAACGTCCGGAAATGGGCCGGATTGCCGAGACCTGGGCGGATCAGGTCATCGTCACCGATGACAATCCGCGTAGCGAAGCGTCGGCGGCAATTATTGATGACATCTTGAGCGGCTGCCAAAGCCAAAAAATAACGGTAATTAACGACAGAGCCACGGCCATAAACACAGTGATACGACAAGCAAACCCAGACGATTGCGTAGTGATAGCCGGCAAGGGCCACGAGGACTATCAAGAAATCGGCGGCGTGAAGCAGCCGTTCAGCGATAGCGCTGTCGTCAGGCAAGCGCTGGCGGAGTGGAGCAAACCATGA
- the secB gene encoding protein-export chaperone SecB: MAEINASSEKQFAIQKIYTKDISFETPNAPKIFTQKWEPALDLNLGTHVEPIENSMYEVSLTLTVTVKVGDSTAYLVEVNQSGIFLIAGFTEQEMGPMLGSFCPNILFPYAREVISDLVNKGGFPQLILAPVNFDALYMQHLQQAQAQQEPEAKTLN, from the coding sequence ATGGCCGAAATCAACGCATCTAGCGAAAAGCAATTCGCGATTCAAAAGATTTACACCAAAGACATTTCTTTTGAAACCCCCAATGCTCCAAAGATATTCACCCAAAAATGGGAACCTGCGTTGGACCTCAACCTCGGCACCCATGTCGAACCCATCGAAAATTCGATGTATGAAGTTTCGTTGACATTGACTGTCACCGTCAAAGTCGGCGACAGCACCGCTTACCTGGTCGAAGTTAACCAATCCGGCATTTTTTTGATTGCAGGCTTCACCGAACAAGAAATGGGACCGATGCTCGGCAGCTTTTGCCCCAACATCCTATTTCCATACGCTAGAGAAGTGATTTCTGACTTGGTCAACAAAGGCGGCTTTCCACAATTGATTTTGGCCCCCGTCAATTTCGACGCCCTGTACATGCAACACTTACAACAGGCACAAGCTCAACAAGAGCCTGAAGCAAAGACCTTAAACTAA
- the rsmH gene encoding 16S rRNA (cytosine(1402)-N(4))-methyltransferase RsmH, whose amino-acid sequence MTAHQTVLYDEALQQLNIKPDGIYLDCTFGRGGHSSGILNLLNDSGRLLALDRDIDAINSCQAKQMLEDSRFSLHHASFAELTAVIEQHGYLSKVDGILMDLGVSSPQLDTAERGFSFLRDGPLDMRMDSENGLSAAEYLARVDEQELVRVLFEYGEERFARRIAKAVVNQRQQQPLQTTLQLAKLIENSVPFRDKHKHPATRSFQAIRIEINQELEQIKTGLKQAADVLAPGGRLVVIAFHSLEDRIVKRFIRDQAGPKTNPGKLPIKEQDIEQGQLRKIGKSIRAQARELQQNPRARSAVMRVAEKR is encoded by the coding sequence ATGACCGCCCATCAAACGGTTTTGTATGACGAGGCTTTACAGCAACTCAACATAAAACCAGACGGCATTTATCTGGACTGCACCTTCGGGCGCGGCGGACATAGCAGCGGCATCCTGAACTTACTGAACGACTCCGGCAGGCTACTGGCACTCGACAGAGACATTGATGCCATCAATAGTTGCCAAGCCAAGCAGATGCTTGAAGATAGCCGATTTAGCTTGCATCACGCCAGCTTCGCTGAACTGACCGCCGTGATCGAACAGCACGGTTACCTTAGCAAGGTCGACGGCATCCTGATGGACTTGGGCGTATCTTCGCCGCAGCTGGACACGGCAGAACGTGGTTTCAGTTTTTTGCGCGACGGCCCGCTGGACATGCGCATGGACAGCGAAAACGGCCTGTCGGCAGCCGAATATCTGGCGCGCGTCGACGAACAGGAATTGGTTCGCGTGCTGTTTGAATACGGCGAAGAACGCTTTGCCAGACGAATTGCCAAGGCCGTGGTCAATCAGCGTCAGCAACAACCACTGCAAACAACCTTACAGTTAGCCAAATTGATAGAAAACAGCGTGCCGTTTCGCGACAAGCACAAACATCCTGCCACCCGCAGCTTTCAGGCGATCAGGATAGAGATCAACCAGGAACTTGAACAAATAAAAACCGGATTGAAACAAGCAGCCGACGTATTGGCACCGGGCGGACGTTTAGTCGTAATCGCCTTCCATTCTCTGGAAGACCGCATCGTCAAACGTTTTATCAGAGACCAAGCCGGCCCGAAAACCAATCCCGGCAAATTGCCGATTAAAGAACAGGACATAGAACAAGGCCAGCTAAGGAAAATAGGTAAATCGATACGCGCACAGGCACGGGAGCTGCAACAAAATCCTCGTGCACGTAGCGCGGTAATGCGAGTCGCGGAGAAACGTTAA